From the Sebastes fasciatus isolate fSebFas1 chromosome 3, fSebFas1.pri, whole genome shotgun sequence genome, one window contains:
- the LOC141764947 gene encoding ecto-ADP-ribosyltransferase 5-like, producing MKGNMLIFAPFCLLLCCMLPADAVPIFPLSMEEDSVDDMYRGCDAAMMETVKNKYIEEETTKGPFSGVWEEAKYFVDKKFEQRENKALTKDHILAICVYTGNDVYEVFNAAVRTNRSIYGSSFQFHSLHYLLTSAIQILNNNNNCRTTYRRVRTSFTGKVNQIIWFGSFASSSKRTDLKHFGSETCFKIKTCSGAYLKKYSPFGYEREVLIPPYEKFNITKKSDGPGQFQGLEDCKRVFVLESAGVVSRLNCKLAHSGVPRGGGFIIMIIIIIIIIIMMIIKINKKHKCTTPPPLESLDHNSVTTAFPDLHQVEDQITLRKSRTTAASRNPRESFKINVVDPK from the exons ATGAAGGGTAACATGCTGATCTTTGCTCCATTCTGTTTGCTCCTTTGCTGCATGCTGCCTGCAGACGCCGTGCCG ATCTTCCCATTGAGCATGGAAGAAGATTCGGTTGATGACATGTATCGTGGCTGCGATGCCGCTATGATGGAAACAGTCAAGAACAAATACATTGAAGAAGAAACGACCAAGGGCCCATTTTCAGGTGTCTGGGAGGAGGCAAAATATTTTGTTGACAAGAAAtttgaacagagagagaataagGCTCTAACCAAAGATCACATACTGGCAATCTGTGTCTATACAGGGAACGATGTGTACGAGGTTTTCAATGCTGCAGTCCGGACAAATAGGAGCATCTATGGCTCCTCATTCCAGTTCCACTCTTTACATTACCTGCTGACATCTGCCATACAGAtcttgaataacaataacaactgtCGCACTACTTACAGACGAGTCCGTACTAGTTTTACTGGCAAAGTGAACCAAATAATTTGGTTTGGCTCCTTTGCCTCCAGCTCTAAGAGAACAGACTTGAAACACTTTGGTAGTGAGACCTGCTTTAAAATCAAGACCTGTTCAGGTGCTTATTTGAAAAAGTATTCACCTTTTGGTTACGAGAGAGAGGTGCTCATCCCTCCCTACGAGAAGTTCAATATAACTAAGAAAAGTGATGGTCCTGGTCAATTTCAAGGTCTGGAAGATTGTAAAAGGGTCTTCGTCTTGGAGAGTGCCGGGGTAGTGAGCAGACTGAACTGCAAACTTGCGCATTCAGGGGTACCACGCGGGGGGGGCTTCATAATtatgatcatcatcataataatcataatcataatgatGATTATAAAGATAAACAAGAAGCACAAGTGCACAACTCCACCACCGTTGGAATCATTAGACCATAATAGCGTCACAACGGCCTTTCCTGATTTGCATCAAGTTGAGGACCAGATTACTTTACGTAAATCACGGACCaccgccgcctctcgaaaccccagagaatcttttaaaataaacgttgtcgatccaaaataa